One region of Vigna angularis cultivar LongXiaoDou No.4 chromosome 10, ASM1680809v1, whole genome shotgun sequence genomic DNA includes:
- the LOC108319910 gene encoding low temperature-induced protein lt101.2 has product MGSETFIEVILAILLPPVGVFLRYGCGIEFWIDLLLTLLGYIPGIIYAIYVLVA; this is encoded by the exons ATGGGTTCTGAAACTTTTATTGAAGTGATATTAGCAATCCTTTTACCTCCAGTTGGTGTTTTCCTCCGTTATGGCTGTGGT ATTGAATTTTGGATAGATCTGCTGCTGACTCTGCTCGGATACATTCCTGGGATCATATATGCCATATATGTACTGGTTGCATGA
- the LOC128194268 gene encoding uncharacterized protein LOC128194268, translated as MAPRLPPPPQPSEPDASNNSRLLENVIERLQQQNTTLMEQNATLMQQNQAAMQGLEASRVNSENTQRQLMEILAATRGATGASSSNATQHATQPNAEWSLESFLQHHLSKFSGKCLPDEADQWLRDMERIFNAKRCPDENRLAYAEYLLTGEASHWWASARAILTDAHQQITWEVFRNKFYEEYFPDSVRFAKEVEFLQLVQGGMSVSEYTNKFKHLIRFNTMATSEEWQCRKFENGLRSDLKVVVSSLCIRTFPAMVERAKVLEKNLAEAERHKKQQTVRGSTVSRGNVNQRGSPYARPAVNASGSQALATVGQSGQPRSVACFQCGGPHLRWACPQLNGGKYCTKCRRNGHLENECYVGGRAAMRPPNAGRAQQGRGGRAQATGRVYAITGAEAARSGTLITSTCFLFGKSCVVLYDSGATHSFISKACVEKLGLMESELQFDLVVSTPAAGGIKTSTACVRCPIEVEGRRYKVNLICLPLQDLEVILGMDWLATNRILIDCGKKELVFPGEEEEELSVDCGQLKEDIMEGASCFLIMTYEDNEVERSSNDESSGGRTVVDDFPDVFPDEVPGLPPIREVEFTIDLVTTAAPISVQPYRMAPADLVELKRQIEELMDKRFIRPSVSPWGAPVLLVKKKDGSSRLCIDYRQLNKLTVKNKYPLPRIDDLLDQLQGACVFSKIDLPSGYHQIRVKEGDIHKTTFRSRYGHYEYVVMPFGVTNAPAIFMDYMNRIFRPYLDKFVVVFIDDILIYSKSFEEHEDHLRIVLSVLREKELYAKRSKCEFWMKEIQFLGHVVSAGGIAVDPAKVKAVLDWESPRSVTEVRSFVGLAGYYRRFIEGFSKIVAPLTYLTRKDQPFAWTDRCEESFQELKKKLTSAPVLVIPDTAKPFEVYCDASYQGLGCVLMQERKVVAYASRQLKVHEKNYPTHDLELAAVVYDGERTQSSGEL; from the exons ATGGCTCCTAGACTTCCTCCCCCACCTCAACCGAGTGAACCTGATGCTTCCAACAACTCTAGATTGTTGGAGAACGTCATTGAGAGACTCCAACAGCAAAATACCACCCTCATGGAGCAAAACGCCACTCTGATGCAGCAAAACCAAGCTGCTATGCAAGGTTTGGAGGCCTCGCGTGTTAATTCTGAAAACACGCAAAGGCAATTGATGGAGATTTTGGCTGCCACTAGAGGTGCGACTGGAGCTTCTTCTTCAAACGCCACTCAACATGCTACCCAACCTAATGCtgaatggagcttggagagttttCTTCAGCACCATCTGTCCAAGTTCAGTGGCAAGTGTCTTCCGGATGAAGCGGACCAGTGGCTGAGAGATATGGAGAGAATTTTCAACGCCAAGAGATGTCCGGATGAAAACCGCTTGGCGTATGCGGAGTACTTGCTGACTGGAGAAGCCagccactggtgggcgagcgCCCGAGCCATTCTGACGGACGCTCACCAACAGATTACTTGGGAAGTGTTCAGAAACAAATTCTATGAAGAGTACTTCCCTGACAGTGTCCGTTTTGCAAAGGAGGTTGAGTTTTTACAGCTGGTTCAGGGGGGAATGTCAGTCTCCGAATATACGAACAAGTTCAAACACTTGATTCGCTTCAATACAATGGCCACCAGTGAGGAGTGGCAGTGCAGAAAATTTGAGAACGGTCTACGTAGTGATCTGAAGGTTGTGGTTTCCAGTTTGTGTATCCGAACGTTCCCTGCTATGGTAGAGAGGGCCAAGGTGTTGGAGAAGAACCTGGCAGAGGCGGAACGGCACAAGAAACAGCAAACAGTAAGGGGGTCGACTGTCTCAAGGGGAAATGTTAATCAGAGAGGATCCccttacgctcgtccagcagTCAACGCGAGTGGATCCCAAGCCTTGGCTACTGTCGGCCAGTCTGGACAGCCAAGGAGTGTGGCGTGTTtccagtgtggaggaccacaccTGAGGTGGGCTTGTCCTCAACTGAATGGGGGAAAATACTGCACTAAATGCAGAAGGAATGGGCACTTGGAGAACGAATGCTATGTGGGAGGACGTGCGGCAATGAGGCCGCCAAACGCTGGAAGAGCCCAACAAGGAAGAGGTGGACGTGCACAAGCTACAGGAAGAGTTTATGCAATTACGGGTGCTGAAGCTGCTCGATCAGGTACGCTCATCACCAGCACTTGCTTCTTGTTTGGAAAGTCGTGTGTAgtgttgtatgattcgggggcaactcattccttcatctcgaaggcatGCGTTGAGAAACTGGGACTAATGGAGAGTGAAttacagttcgacttggtggtgtcaaccccagcggctggtgggATTAAGACGTCTACAGCTTGTGTGAGATGTCCAATAGAAGTTGAAGGGCGTAGATATAAGGTCAATCTCATTTGCTTACCCCTTCAAGACTTAGAAGTAATTTTggggatggattggttggctaccaATCGGATCCTCATTGATTGTGGAAAGAAGGAGTTAGTCTTCCCAggtgaagaagaggaggagttGTCTGTCGATTGCGGTCAGTTGAAGGAAGACATCATGGAAGGGGCGAGCTGTTTTCTGATCATGACGTATGAAGACAACGAAgtggaacgttcgtccaatgatGAGAGCAGTGGAGGACGAACGGTAGTGGATGACTTTCCGGACGTCTTTCCGGATGAAGTCCCTGGTCTACCTCCTATACGCGAGGTTGAGTTCACGATCGACTTGGTGACCACTGCTGCACCCATCTCGGTTCAACCTTATAGAATGGCACCCGCTGATTTGGTAGAGCTTAAGAGGCAAATTGAGGAGTTGATGGATAAGAGGTTCATCAGGCCGAGTGTTTCTCCATGGGGAGCACCTGTGTTGCTggtcaagaagaaggatggcagctctcggctcTGCATTGATTATAGGCAACTTAATAAGCTGACtgtcaagaacaagtatccactTCCAAGGATAGACGACCTACTGGATCAGTTGCAAGGTGCGTGCGTGTTTTCAAAGATTGATCTGCCTTCGGGCTATCATCAAATTAGAGTGAAGGAGGGAGATATTCATAAGACAACATTTCGGTCTCGTTATGGTCATTATGAATACGTGGTGATGCCCTTTGGAGTGACGAACGCACCTGCAAttttcatggactacatgaacaggaTTTTCAGACCGTACCTGGACAAATTTGTAGTGGTGTTTATTGATGACATCCTTATCTATTCCAAGAGCTTTGAGGAGCATGAAGACCACTTGAGAATCGTGTTGAGCGTGTTGAGGGAGAAAGAATTGTATGCCAAGCGTTcaaagtgtgaattctggatgaaggaaatCCAGTTCTTGGGGCACGTCGTTTCTGCAGGAGGTATTGCAGTGGATCCAGCCAAGGTGAAAGCAGTGTTGGATTGGGAGAGCCCACGTTCGGTCACAGAGGTTAGAAGCTTCGTGGGgctcgcgggctactataggcggTTCATTGAGGGattctctaagatagtagccCCTCTGACTTATCTCACCAGGAAGGATCAGCCGTTCGCATGGACTGATCGTTGTGAGGAGAGCTTCCAggaattgaagaagaaactaACGAGCGCCCCAGTGTTAGTCATTCCAGACACGGCCAAACCTTTTGAAGTGTATTGTGATGCGTCGTATCAAGGTTTGGGCTGCGTACTGATGCAGGAAAGGAAGGTAGTGGCGTACGCTTCTAGACAGTTGAAGGTCCATGAGAAGAACTATCCCACCCACGACTTAGAGCTGGCAGCAGTCGT CTATGATGGTGAAAGAACTCAATCTAGTGGAGAGCTTTAG
- the LOC108319967 gene encoding cyclin-T1-3 isoform X1, translating into MSFGRNLQAQGYQHGGYCPTFDGNNNHGNRKRSRINYHHGNYDIRNHYWAEHGFFANVHNFDYGNYVQHDVVPSSLKRRKHSTPSWENNQKHYLPSTVHSNIPTTSVNFQEPPSRSNVDASISPICKLDCSIFEDKEPVFMSRDEIDRCSPSRKDGIDVLHETHLRYSYCAFIQNLGMWLNLPQTTIGTAMVLCHRFFVRRSHACHDRFLISTAALFLAGKSEDTPCPLNSVLRASSEILYKKDFTLLCYLLPLDWFEKYHDRVLEAELLLLTTLNFELNVQHPYAPLTSILDKLGPSKTILVNLALNLISKGLQSSLWLQYKPHHIAAGAAYLASKFLKIDLTANHNIWQEFGATPSIIRGTLQPLPPSFLLSLF; encoded by the exons ATGTCTTTTGGAAGGAATTTGCAAGCACAAGGATATCAACATGGTGGTTATTGTCCCACCTTTGATGGAAACAACAACCATGGCAACCGGAAGCGAAGCAGGATCAACTATCATCATGGGAATTATGACATTCGTAATCACTACTGGGCAGAACATGGTTTCTTTGCTAATGTTCACAACTTTGATTACGGTAACTATGTTCAGCACGATGTTGTGCCTTCATCTTTGAAAAGGAGAAAACATTCAACTCCTAGTTGGGAAAACAACCAGAAACACTATCTTCCTTCCACTGTCCACAGCAATATTCCTACTACCTCCGTTAACTTTCAAGAACCTCCTTCAAGGTCCAATGTCGATGCTTCGATATCACCTATATGCAAGCTTGATTGTTCTATATTTGAAGATAAAGAGCCGGTGTTTATGTCAAGGGATGAGATTGATAGATGTTCTCCATCAAGAAAAGATGGTATTGATGTACTTCACGAGACACACTTGCGCTACTCCTACTGTGCCTTCATTCAAAATCTTGGGATGTGGCTTAACTT GCCTCAAACTACCATTGGGACAGCCATGGTTCTGTGCCACCGTTTTTTTGTTCGAAGATCTCATGCTTGCCATGACAGATTT TTAATTTCTACTGCTGCCCTTTTTCTTGCTGGAAAGTCAGAGGATACACCATGCCCTTTGAATAGTGTGTTGCGAGCATCCAGTGAaatcttatataaaaaagattttaCTTTGCTGTGTTATCTGCTTCCTCTT GATTGGTTTGAAAAGTATCATGACCGGGTGCTTGAGGCTGAGCTATTGCTGCTTACTACTCTAAATTTTGAACTCAATGTGCAGCATCCATATGCACCTCTTACATCTATCCTTGACAAATTAGGCCCATCAAAGACCATTTTGGTGAATCTGGCATTGAACTTGATCAGCAAAGG TCTTCAGAGCTCTCTATGGCTTCAGTATAAACCCCACCATATTGCTGCTGGAGCTGCGTATCTTGCTTCAAAGTTTCTGAAAATTGATCTTACCGCTAACCACAATATATGGCAGGAGTTTGGGGCAACACCATCCATTATACGGGGTACTTTGCAACCTCTTCCCCCTTCCTTCCTTCTCTCCCTTTTCTAA
- the LOC108319909 gene encoding probable membrane-associated kinase regulator 1, with product MRYMNERTEMGRRRGKESKSYTLPSSPSHSFSSSSSSDFEFTISISPRKSSTALCPADELFYKGQLLPLHLSQRISMVRTLLLSSASTSSTSTAARDSTGSSSNDSHSSFTSDLALFPDCDSSRPSSVTEEDEFKRLNNSTGNSNNSNNHPCSISKKSHKFFFSRFSSVFRKENNLQAKTRDLDSASANSSVKRMSVTAREVIRKYFKKVKPLYEKLSQKQQRSGQLNTAEGASAVTTTSVFSLLTKTERSTKLSEGTKTGRKDSVSALSHSFSGNLRYPRRRSCVSSCPSSMRSSPNHSGVLSQRGAAAAAMYCGDTSSMEELQSAIQGAIAHCKNSLIQSKTMVSNEI from the coding sequence ATGAGATACATGAATGAGAGAACAGAGAtgggaagaagaagagggaAAGAATCAAAATCATACACACTTCCTTCATCACCTTCTCACTCATTCTCCTCTTCTTCGTCTTCAGATTTCGAATTCACAATCTCAATCTCACCGCGCAAATCCTCCACCGCACTCTGCCCCGCCGATGAACTCTTCTACAAGGGTCAACTCCTCCCTCTCCACCTCTCCCAGCGCATCTCCATGGTCCGCACGCTCCTCCTCTCCTCCGCCAGCACCTCCTCCACCTCCACCGCCGCACGCGACTCTACCGGCAGCAGCTCCAACGACTCTCACTCCTCCTTCACCAGCGACCTTGCACTTTTTCCCGACTGCGACTCTTCTCGTCCTAGCTCCGTAACAGAGGAAGATGAGTTCAAGCGCCTCAATAACAGTACCGGTAACAGtaacaacagcaacaaccacCCCTGTTCCATCTCCAAGAAGTCTCATAAGTTCTTTTTCTCCAGATTCTCCTCCGTTTTCCGCAAGGAAAACAACCTACAAGCCAAAACCCGTGACCTAGACAGTGCCTCTGCTAACTCCTCGGTGAAGCGGATGAGCGTCACCGCCAGGGAGGTTATCAGGAAGTATTTCAAGAAGGTCAAGCCTCTCTACGAGAAGCTCTCTCAGAAACAGCAGAGGTCCGGGCAGTTAAACACGGCGGAGGGTGCAAGTGCAGTAACAACGACttctgttttttctcttttaactaAGACCGAGAGATCTACCAAACTCTCGGAAGGTACCAAGACAGGGAGAAAAGACAGTGTGAGTGCTCTTTCTCATTCTTTCTCGGGAAATCTCAGATAtccaagaagaagaagctgTGTTTCTAGTTGTCCTTCTTCCATGAGATCATCGCCCAATCACTCCGGTGTTCTTTCTCAACGAggtgctgctgctgctgctatGTACTGTGGAGACACTTCTTCTATGGAAGAGTTGCAGAGCGCGATCCAAGGAGCCATAGCCCATTGCAAGAACTCTTTGATTCAGAGCAAAACAATGGTCAGTAACGAAATCTAA
- the LOC108319967 gene encoding cyclin-T1-4 isoform X2, which produces MSFGRNLQAQGYQHGGYCPTFDGNNNHGNRKRSRINYHHGNYDIRNHYWAEHGFFANVHNFDYGNYVQHDVVPSSLKRRKHSTPSWENNQKHYLPSTVHSNIPTTSVNFQEPPSRSNVDASISPICKLDCSIFEDKEPVFMSRDEIDRCSPSRKDGIDVLHETHLRYSYCAFIQNLGMWLNLPQTTIGTAMVLCHRFFVRRSHACHDRFLISTAALFLAGKSEDTPCPLNSVLRASSEILYKKDFTLLCYLLPLDWFEKYHDRVLEAELLLLTTLNFELNVQHPYAPLTSILDKLGPSKTILVNLALNLISKGLQSSLWLQYKPHHIAAGAAYLASKFLKIDLTANHNIWQEFGATPSIIRDISQQLMELV; this is translated from the exons ATGTCTTTTGGAAGGAATTTGCAAGCACAAGGATATCAACATGGTGGTTATTGTCCCACCTTTGATGGAAACAACAACCATGGCAACCGGAAGCGAAGCAGGATCAACTATCATCATGGGAATTATGACATTCGTAATCACTACTGGGCAGAACATGGTTTCTTTGCTAATGTTCACAACTTTGATTACGGTAACTATGTTCAGCACGATGTTGTGCCTTCATCTTTGAAAAGGAGAAAACATTCAACTCCTAGTTGGGAAAACAACCAGAAACACTATCTTCCTTCCACTGTCCACAGCAATATTCCTACTACCTCCGTTAACTTTCAAGAACCTCCTTCAAGGTCCAATGTCGATGCTTCGATATCACCTATATGCAAGCTTGATTGTTCTATATTTGAAGATAAAGAGCCGGTGTTTATGTCAAGGGATGAGATTGATAGATGTTCTCCATCAAGAAAAGATGGTATTGATGTACTTCACGAGACACACTTGCGCTACTCCTACTGTGCCTTCATTCAAAATCTTGGGATGTGGCTTAACTT GCCTCAAACTACCATTGGGACAGCCATGGTTCTGTGCCACCGTTTTTTTGTTCGAAGATCTCATGCTTGCCATGACAGATTT TTAATTTCTACTGCTGCCCTTTTTCTTGCTGGAAAGTCAGAGGATACACCATGCCCTTTGAATAGTGTGTTGCGAGCATCCAGTGAaatcttatataaaaaagattttaCTTTGCTGTGTTATCTGCTTCCTCTT GATTGGTTTGAAAAGTATCATGACCGGGTGCTTGAGGCTGAGCTATTGCTGCTTACTACTCTAAATTTTGAACTCAATGTGCAGCATCCATATGCACCTCTTACATCTATCCTTGACAAATTAGGCCCATCAAAGACCATTTTGGTGAATCTGGCATTGAACTTGATCAGCAAAGG TCTTCAGAGCTCTCTATGGCTTCAGTATAAACCCCACCATATTGCTGCTGGAGCTGCGTATCTTGCTTCAAAGTTTCTGAAAATTGATCTTACCGCTAACCACAATATATGGCAGGAGTTTGGGGCAACACCATCCATTATACGGG ATATCTCGCAGCAACTAATGGAACtcgtttaa